A window of Gammaproteobacteria bacterium genomic DNA:
AGCACGCTTAGGTTAAGTCGGTGAAGACTACGCGCTGTTAAGCATAAAATGATATTATTCACTCACAGCCCAGCGCGCATGTAATGCACTGGCAAGATAAGGCAGTACAATCTTGGTGAGCTTATCGTTCAGTTTCCACGGCGGATTGATCAAAGCAACGCCGCAGCCCATTAAATTGCTACTAATATGCGTATCCTCCATAAAAAACTCAACAAAGAGCACATCGTTTTGATATTGCTTTAAAGACAACTGAAATCGCTCAACCTCACGCTTATCTTTGATGGGATACCAAATCATAAATTGACCCATACGCCAATGTTTATAAGCAAGCTTTAACGCAGCATCGATCATTTCAAATTCGTTCGTTTTTTCAAAGGGAGGATCAATATGCACTAACCCTCGTGCTGTTTTTGGCGGCAAAAATGCTTTCATACCTAAATAAGCATCCGTACAATGCAAGCCAATCCGCTTGTCACTTTTCCCCATATTGTCTTTCAAAAAACTATATTCCTCAGGGTGCAGCTCACATAAAATCATTCTATCTTGCTCACGCAACAATGCCTCTGCAATTTTTGGAGAACCGGGATAACAATTCAAATGTTCAGCAAAATTCATCGAAGAAACTAAATCCAAATATTGAGCAAAACACGCTGGCGCTGGAGTTATTTTGTTGTAAGAAATTAGTCGCT
This region includes:
- a CDS encoding 23S rRNA (adenine(2030)-N(6))-methyltransferase RlmJ — its product is MNYRHSYHAGSFSDVFKHIILALIIDTLKVKEAPFTYLDTHAGRGLYWLDESEAQKKQEYRFGIERLISYNKITPAPACFAQYLDLVSSMNFAEHLNCYPGSPKIAEALLREQDRMILCELHPEEYSFLKDNMGKSDKRIGLHCTDAYLGMKAFLPPKTARGLVHIDPPFEKTNEFEMIDAALKLAYKHWRMGQFMIWYPIKDKREVERFQLSLKQYQNDVLFVEFFMEDTHISSNLMGCGVALINPPWKLNDKLTKIVLPYLASALHARWAVSE